In Bradyrhizobium lablabi, one DNA window encodes the following:
- a CDS encoding methyl-accepting chemotaxis protein — translation MPKISTLFSNRSIGAKLSAMTIVGAICMALVASTILLVARSQLITERTEKAHAIVDAVWQLADGFQHAAASGQMTEEEAKKRFFEAAGNVWYENHTNYVYIYDYETGICVSNTGVPTLLGKDMRGVKDAYGLPFASMLMDLARKGEGSLRYSFLRSSTDPTPLDKVAFTRGFAPWHLMIGSAQYISDVDASFWSMVRTASVVIAVLMLLSIAVAWAITRSVVKPLSGLKDRMASLSAGELEAPVANAERTDEIGQMARTVQIFRDAMIETNRMREDQAAGEKRQAEQRRIDMNRLADQFESEVGQIVTLVSSAAGQLEASSSTLTKTADTVEQVSQRASNASGEASANVHSVAAASEELASSIGEISRQVDASATIAGEAVEQAKKTDARISQLSQAAGRIGDVVDLIQTIAGQTNLLALNATIEAARAGEAGRGFAVVAAEVKTLAEQTAKATDEISQQIADIQSATKDSVTAIKEIGATIARISEISATIASAVEEQGAATQEISRNVQRAAEGTSQVEASIADVQRGASETGGASSQVLSAAQSLSTESNRLKHEVAKFMDSVRAA, via the coding sequence ATGCCAAAAATAAGCACTTTGTTCTCGAATCGCTCGATCGGCGCCAAGCTCTCCGCCATGACCATCGTCGGCGCGATCTGCATGGCGCTGGTGGCCTCCACGATCTTGCTGGTTGCCCGCAGCCAACTCATTACCGAGCGTACCGAGAAGGCGCACGCGATCGTCGACGCCGTATGGCAGTTGGCCGACGGCTTCCAGCATGCCGCAGCCTCGGGCCAGATGACGGAGGAGGAAGCGAAGAAGCGCTTCTTCGAGGCCGCAGGTAACGTCTGGTATGAAAATCACACCAATTACGTCTATATCTACGATTACGAGACCGGAATCTGCGTCTCCAATACCGGCGTTCCGACCTTGCTCGGCAAGGATATGCGCGGCGTCAAGGACGCCTATGGTCTTCCCTTTGCGTCGATGCTGATGGATCTCGCGCGCAAAGGAGAGGGCAGCCTCCGCTATTCGTTCCTGCGCAGCAGCACCGATCCGACCCCGCTCGACAAGGTGGCGTTCACCCGCGGCTTCGCGCCCTGGCACCTGATGATCGGAAGCGCGCAATATATTTCCGACGTCGATGCATCGTTCTGGTCGATGGTCCGGACCGCCTCGGTTGTGATTGCCGTGCTGATGCTGTTGTCGATCGCGGTCGCCTGGGCGATTACCCGCAGCGTGGTCAAGCCGCTGTCGGGCCTGAAAGACCGCATGGCCTCGCTCAGCGCCGGCGAGTTAGAGGCGCCCGTCGCCAATGCCGAGCGCACCGACGAAATCGGTCAAATGGCCCGCACGGTGCAGATCTTCCGCGACGCCATGATCGAAACCAACCGTATGCGCGAGGATCAGGCGGCGGGCGAAAAGCGGCAGGCCGAGCAGCGCAGGATCGACATGAACCGCCTCGCCGACCAGTTTGAGAGCGAAGTCGGTCAAATCGTCACGCTGGTCTCCAGTGCTGCCGGCCAGCTCGAGGCGTCGTCCTCGACCTTGACCAAGACGGCGGATACCGTCGAGCAGGTCAGCCAGCGCGCATCGAACGCCTCGGGAGAGGCTTCCGCGAACGTTCATTCGGTCGCAGCAGCAAGCGAGGAGCTGGCGTCCTCGATCGGCGAGATCAGCCGTCAGGTCGACGCTTCCGCCACCATTGCCGGCGAAGCTGTCGAACAGGCCAAGAAGACCGACGCTCGCATCAGCCAGTTGTCGCAGGCTGCCGGCCGCATCGGCGATGTCGTCGATCTGATCCAGACCATTGCCGGGCAGACCAATTTGCTGGCGCTGAACGCGACCATCGAAGCCGCGCGCGCCGGCGAAGCCGGCAGGGGATTTGCGGTTGTCGCGGCCGAAGTGAAGACGCTCGCCGAGCAGACCGCGAAAGCCACCGACGAAATCAGCCAGCAGATCGCCGACATCCAGTCGGCGACCAAGGATTCCGTCACCGCGATCAAGGAGATCGGCGCGACGATCGCAAGGATATCGGAAATTTCGGCGACGATTGCCTCCGCCGTGGAAGAGCAGGGCGCCGCCACCCAGGAAATCTCCCGGAACGTGCAGCGCGCCGCGGAAGGAACCTCGCAGGTCGAGGCCAGCATTGCGGACGTCCAGCGCGGCGCCTCCGAAACCGGAGGGGCTTCCTCCCAGGTGCTCTCAGCCGCGCAATCGCTGTCGACCGAGAGCAATCGGCTGAAGCACGAGGTCGCGAAGTTCATGGATTCCGTTCGCGCGGCGTGA
- the poxB gene encoding ubiquinone-dependent pyruvate dehydrogenase, whose amino-acid sequence MAIENVADLIAETLIQAGVKRIFGVVGDSLNAVTEALRQRNAIDWIHVRHEEVAAFAAAGESQITGGLAVCAGSCGPGNLHLINGLFDAHRSRTPVLAIAAQIPSAEIGGGYFQETHPQELFRECSHYCELISDTAQLPYVLENAIRSAVGRRGVAVVVLPGDVALRPAPKRGISPNAGLLPVPPVVRPAETELTALAELLNGAKRVTLFCGRGCAGVHDSLMRLAETLKSPIVHALGGKEHVEFNNPYDVGMTGFIGFSSGYAAMHACDVLLMLGTDFPYKQFLPSDAKIAQVDIRPENLGRRCKLDLGIVGDVGATIAALLPELKAKSDSKHLDASVAHYKKARAGLDELARGTPGNKPIHPQYLARLLSEQASDDAVFTADVGTPTIWAARYLAMNGRRRLVGSWVHGSMANAMAHAIGVQASQPARQVVSMSGDGGFAMLMGDLVTLTQMKLPVKVVIFNNGVLGFVALEMKASGFIETGTDLQNPDFAAMARAMGIHAIRVEDPGELPAAIRDVLSHDGPAVLDVVTAKQELSMPPTITAEQVKGFSLWVLRAVMSGKGDEVLDLAKTNLLSR is encoded by the coding sequence ATGGCAATCGAGAATGTCGCTGATCTCATCGCGGAGACGCTAATTCAAGCAGGCGTGAAACGAATCTTCGGCGTGGTCGGTGACAGCCTCAATGCCGTGACCGAGGCGCTGCGCCAGCGAAATGCGATTGACTGGATTCATGTTCGTCATGAGGAAGTCGCAGCCTTCGCGGCCGCGGGTGAATCGCAAATCACCGGCGGTCTCGCCGTCTGCGCCGGTTCATGCGGTCCGGGCAATCTTCATCTCATCAATGGCCTGTTCGACGCTCACCGCAGTCGCACGCCCGTGCTGGCGATCGCTGCGCAAATTCCCTCCGCCGAGATCGGGGGCGGCTATTTTCAGGAGACCCATCCGCAGGAATTGTTTCGGGAATGCAGTCACTATTGCGAGCTGATTTCCGACACCGCGCAGCTTCCTTACGTCTTGGAAAACGCAATCCGCTCCGCGGTCGGGCGTCGCGGCGTGGCGGTCGTGGTGCTGCCGGGCGACGTGGCGCTGCGGCCGGCGCCAAAGCGCGGCATTTCACCCAACGCCGGGCTTTTGCCGGTGCCGCCGGTCGTTCGGCCTGCCGAAACCGAATTGACGGCGTTGGCCGAACTCCTCAACGGCGCCAAACGCGTCACCTTGTTCTGCGGGCGCGGTTGCGCCGGCGTCCATGACAGCCTGATGCGACTTGCCGAAACGCTCAAGAGCCCGATCGTGCATGCGCTCGGCGGTAAAGAGCACGTCGAGTTCAATAACCCCTACGATGTCGGCATGACCGGGTTTATCGGCTTCTCTTCCGGCTATGCGGCCATGCATGCATGCGACGTGCTGCTGATGCTGGGGACCGATTTTCCCTACAAGCAGTTTCTCCCCTCCGACGCCAAAATCGCGCAAGTCGATATCCGGCCCGAGAATCTGGGCCGTCGCTGCAAGCTCGATCTCGGCATTGTCGGCGACGTCGGCGCCACGATCGCGGCGCTGCTTCCGGAGCTTAAGGCGAAGAGCGACAGCAAGCATCTCGACGCCAGCGTGGCCCACTACAAAAAGGCCCGGGCGGGACTCGACGAACTCGCCCGCGGCACCCCGGGGAACAAGCCGATCCACCCGCAATACCTCGCCCGCCTGCTCAGCGAGCAGGCCTCGGACGATGCCGTCTTCACCGCCGATGTCGGCACGCCGACGATCTGGGCGGCACGCTATCTTGCCATGAACGGACGGCGGCGCCTGGTCGGATCATGGGTCCATGGCTCAATGGCGAACGCGATGGCCCACGCGATCGGCGTTCAGGCCTCACAGCCCGCCCGCCAGGTGGTGTCGATGTCGGGCGATGGCGGATTTGCGATGTTGATGGGGGATCTGGTCACGCTGACGCAGATGAAGCTGCCGGTGAAGGTGGTGATTTTCAACAATGGCGTGCTCGGCTTTGTCGCGCTGGAGATGAAGGCGTCCGGCTTCATCGAAACCGGGACCGATCTGCAAAATCCCGATTTTGCGGCCATGGCCCGCGCCATGGGCATCCATGCGATTCGGGTCGAGGATCCCGGCGAGCTTCCGGCCGCGATCCGCGATGTGTTGTCCCATGACGGCCCCGCCGTGCTCGACGTGGTGACCGCGAAACAGGAGCTCTCGATGCCGCCCACCATCACCGCCGAGCAGGTCAAGGGCTTTAGCCTGTGGGTGCTTCGCGCTGTCATGAGCGGCAAAGGCGACGAGGTGTTGGATTTGGCCAAGACCAACCTGTTGTCGCGCTGA
- a CDS encoding polyphosphate kinase 2 family protein, whose amino-acid sequence MSKTPARSPAAKPEAFVTPFRFDGSGKFHLKAYKTDERGGLDKDKAEEILEANRKRLKDFQEKLYAQNRWSVLLIFQGMDAAGKDSTIKHIFEGVNPQGCEVHSFKQPTSQELDHDFMWRHVIALPARGHIGIFNRSHYEECLVTRLHPELLKQERIPPKLITKNIWRERFEDISAIERYLSRNGNVILKFFLNISKEEQRKRFLDRLDDPAKNWKFSMADITERALWNRYMAVYQDIVRHTSSAVAPWHVVPADHKWFARVVIGSAIVSALDSLNLRFPRADKASLEEFKRVRKALEQEGEGRRKKVAKAGKRVAAKGG is encoded by the coding sequence ATGAGCAAGACGCCTGCGCGATCCCCCGCAGCCAAGCCGGAAGCCTTCGTCACGCCGTTCCGTTTCGACGGCTCCGGCAAATTTCATCTCAAGGCGTATAAGACCGATGAGAGGGGCGGTCTCGACAAGGACAAGGCGGAAGAAATCCTCGAAGCCAACCGGAAACGGCTCAAGGATTTTCAGGAAAAGCTCTACGCGCAGAATCGCTGGTCGGTGCTGCTGATCTTTCAGGGCATGGATGCGGCCGGCAAGGACAGCACCATCAAGCACATATTCGAGGGCGTCAACCCGCAGGGCTGCGAGGTGCATTCCTTCAAGCAGCCGACCTCCCAGGAGCTCGATCATGATTTCATGTGGCGCCACGTGATCGCGCTGCCGGCGCGCGGCCACATCGGCATCTTCAATCGTTCCCATTATGAAGAATGCCTGGTGACGCGGCTGCATCCGGAATTGCTCAAGCAGGAGCGGATCCCTCCCAAGCTGATCACCAAGAACATCTGGCGCGAACGGTTTGAGGATATTTCCGCGATCGAGCGGTATCTTTCGCGCAACGGCAACGTGATCCTGAAATTCTTCCTCAATATCTCGAAGGAGGAGCAGCGCAAACGGTTTCTCGACCGGCTCGACGACCCCGCCAAGAACTGGAAATTCTCGATGGCCGATATCACCGAGCGCGCGCTGTGGAACAGATACATGGCCGTATACCAGGACATCGTCCGGCATACCTCGAGCGCGGTGGCGCCATGGCATGTGGTGCCGGCCGACCACAAATGGTTCGCCCGCGTGGTGATCGGCTCGGCGATCGTCAGCGCGCTCGACAGCCTCAACCTGCGCTTTCCGCGCGCCGACAAGGCATCCCTCGAGGAGTTCAAGCGGGTGCGCAAGGCGCTGGAACAGGAAGGCGAGGGCAGGCGAAAGAAGGTGGCGAAGGCCGGAAAGCGTGTGGCGGCGAAGGGCGGATAG
- a CDS encoding NUDIX hydrolase: protein MTLPVIHRVTTLDLSFRPEPWPFADERRADIDAHFAIEQREKPIWNGRILLARDPLFAGARFSASYFEADFASFLAWRDWGFPDKHVFNGFGMGALRCSDGAFILGEMGRHTANAGRIYFPAGTPDLDDLSGGAVDIAGSVARELEEETGLTPADYRACAHWDCVVSGSAIAMIRLLDVDSSGEALRERIEANLARQRQPELSAIHLVREVSDLTSATPRYVAAFIEAQLKN from the coding sequence ATGACGCTTCCCGTCATTCATCGCGTCACCACGCTCGATCTGAGCTTTCGTCCCGAGCCGTGGCCGTTCGCCGACGAACGGCGTGCCGATATCGATGCGCATTTTGCGATCGAGCAGCGCGAGAAGCCGATCTGGAACGGCCGCATCCTGTTGGCGCGCGATCCGCTCTTTGCCGGCGCGCGCTTCAGCGCGTCTTATTTCGAGGCCGACTTCGCAAGCTTCCTGGCCTGGCGCGACTGGGGCTTTCCCGACAAGCACGTGTTCAACGGTTTCGGCATGGGCGCGCTGCGTTGTTCCGACGGCGCATTCATCCTCGGTGAAATGGGTCGACACACCGCGAATGCCGGCCGCATCTATTTTCCGGCCGGAACGCCCGATCTCGACGATCTCAGTGGCGGCGCGGTCGATATCGCGGGCAGTGTCGCCCGCGAGCTCGAGGAGGAAACCGGTCTCACGCCGGCGGACTATCGCGCCTGCGCGCATTGGGACTGCGTCGTCTCCGGCAGTGCGATTGCGATGATCCGGCTCCTGGATGTCGATAGCTCAGGCGAGGCGCTGCGCGAGCGGATCGAAGCCAATCTCGCGCGGCAACGGCAACCCGAGCTTTCCGCGATCCATCTCGTGCGCGAGGTGAGCGATCTCACCTCTGCAACGCCGCGCTATGTCGCCGCGTTCATCGAAGCGCAGTTGAAAAATTGA
- a CDS encoding ABC transporter substrate-binding protein, with translation MKMMFGRLASALLALFLTSGLAAAQTKITVAVGGGACLCYLPTVLAKELGEFDKAGLAVELVDLKGGSDALKAVLGGSADVVSGYFDHCVNLAAKKQELQAFVVYDRYPGLVLVVSPSHAGEIKSIKDLAGKKVGVSAPGSSTDFFLKYLLKKNGLDPASVAVIGVGLGATAVAAMEQGQIDAAVMLDPSVTVLQGSHPDLRILSDTRTQKDTLDVFGGEYPGGALYSTAKWVSSHEKEVQALTSAMLNTLAWIHSHSAEDIMAKMPPEIVGKNKELYLAALKNTIPMYSETGKMDPKGADAVLAVFSESSPEVAKANIDVSKTWTNKFVDQAKKTTGMNAK, from the coding sequence ATGAAGATGATGTTTGGCAGGCTCGCATCAGCGCTGTTGGCGCTATTTCTGACCTCCGGTCTCGCCGCAGCCCAAACCAAGATCACGGTCGCGGTCGGAGGCGGCGCCTGTCTGTGCTATCTGCCGACCGTGCTGGCGAAGGAACTCGGCGAGTTCGACAAAGCCGGCCTTGCGGTCGAACTGGTCGACCTGAAGGGCGGCTCGGACGCGCTCAAGGCCGTGCTCGGCGGCAGCGCCGACGTGGTTTCCGGCTATTTTGATCATTGCGTCAATCTCGCGGCCAAGAAGCAGGAGCTGCAGGCCTTCGTCGTCTATGACCGCTATCCCGGCCTCGTGCTGGTGGTGTCGCCCTCGCATGCGGGCGAAATCAAATCGATCAAGGATTTGGCCGGCAAGAAAGTCGGCGTCAGCGCGCCGGGCTCCTCGACCGATTTCTTCCTCAAATATCTCCTGAAGAAAAACGGCCTCGATCCCGCAAGCGTCGCCGTGATCGGCGTCGGCCTCGGCGCCACTGCGGTTGCGGCGATGGAGCAGGGCCAGATCGATGCGGCAGTGATGCTGGACCCGTCGGTCACCGTGCTGCAAGGCAGCCATCCGGACTTACGCATCCTCTCCGATACGCGCACGCAGAAAGATACGCTCGATGTGTTCGGCGGCGAATATCCGGGCGGAGCGCTTTACTCGACGGCCAAGTGGGTCAGTTCGCATGAGAAGGAAGTGCAGGCCCTGACCAGCGCGATGCTGAATACGCTGGCCTGGATTCATTCGCATTCGGCGGAAGACATCATGGCCAAGATGCCGCCCGAAATCGTCGGCAAGAACAAGGAGCTTTATCTCGCCGCGCTCAAGAACACGATCCCGATGTATTCGGAGACCGGCAAGATGGATCCAAAGGGCGCGGACGCGGTGCTCGCGGTGTTCAGCGAGAGTTCGCCCGAAGTCGCCAAGGCCAATATCGATGTCAGCAAGACCTGGACCAACAAATTCGTCGACCAGGCCAAGAAGACGACGGGGATGAATGCGAAATAA
- a CDS encoding ABC transporter permease, whose protein sequence is MSRIGLLLLQLLVAVVGLGLWQLLASVAIFGHTWLPPFFFSNPVDVFSQIFDWFRTGVIWKHLLITLWESILAFAIGSLSGVMVGFWFARQPHVAAVFDPYVKMGNALPRVVLAPIFTLWLGLGIWSKVALGVTLVFFIVFFNVYQGVKEVSTTVLANGRMLGMSEQQLMRHVYWPSALSWMFSSLHTSVGFAVVGAVVGEYLGSAAGLGYLIQQAEGVFDVAGVFAGMFVLSAFVILIDMVVTVVERRLLAWRPDALEGRG, encoded by the coding sequence GTGTCGAGGATCGGGCTCCTCTTACTGCAATTGCTGGTCGCGGTGGTCGGACTGGGACTATGGCAGTTGCTTGCCAGTGTGGCGATCTTCGGCCACACGTGGCTCCCGCCATTCTTCTTTTCCAATCCGGTCGATGTCTTCAGTCAAATCTTCGACTGGTTCCGGACCGGCGTGATCTGGAAACATCTCCTGATCACGCTGTGGGAATCTATCCTCGCGTTTGCGATCGGCTCGCTCAGCGGCGTCATGGTCGGTTTCTGGTTCGCGCGTCAGCCGCACGTCGCCGCGGTGTTCGATCCCTATGTGAAGATGGGCAACGCGCTGCCGCGCGTCGTGCTGGCGCCGATCTTCACATTGTGGCTTGGGCTCGGCATCTGGTCGAAGGTCGCGCTTGGCGTCACGCTGGTATTCTTCATCGTCTTCTTCAACGTCTATCAGGGCGTCAAGGAAGTCTCGACCACCGTGCTGGCCAATGGCCGCATGCTCGGCATGAGCGAACAGCAGTTGATGCGGCATGTCTACTGGCCGTCGGCGCTGTCATGGATGTTTTCCTCGCTGCATACCTCGGTCGGTTTTGCCGTCGTCGGCGCCGTGGTCGGCGAATATCTCGGCTCGGCCGCAGGCCTCGGCTATCTGATCCAGCAGGCCGAAGGCGTGTTCGACGTTGCCGGCGTCTTTGCCGGCATGTTCGTCTTGTCCGCTTTTGTCATTTTGATCGACATGGTGGTGACGGTCGTGGAGCGGCGGCTGCTGGCGTGGCGGCCGGATGCGCTTGAGGGACGCGGTTGA
- a CDS encoding YbhB/YbcL family Raf kinase inhibitor-like protein, which yields MFSRSLILSAAVTLAGFCGSHDARAQGAFTLSSPDFKDGERLPLKNAGNNKANPNCVGENISPTLSWADPPEGTKSFALLMLDPEGRPPGGVSHWVAYGIPVSVTGFAEGEVSKLSDKYVGGIGTNKFSWYTGPCTPAGAPHHYIFTLIATDLEPTALQPGLTREELFKALEGHAKLATGLIGTFSKP from the coding sequence ATGTTCTCACGCAGTTTAATTCTCTCGGCGGCGGTCACGCTGGCCGGCTTTTGCGGCTCGCATGATGCGCGCGCGCAAGGCGCATTCACGCTGTCCTCGCCGGACTTCAAGGACGGCGAGCGCTTGCCGCTGAAGAACGCCGGCAACAACAAGGCCAATCCGAATTGCGTCGGCGAGAACATTTCACCGACGCTATCCTGGGCGGATCCGCCCGAGGGCACCAAGAGTTTTGCGTTGCTGATGCTCGATCCGGAAGGCCGGCCGCCCGGCGGCGTCAGCCATTGGGTGGCCTATGGCATTCCAGTTTCGGTCACCGGCTTCGCCGAGGGTGAAGTCTCGAAGCTCAGCGACAAATATGTCGGCGGCATCGGCACCAACAAGTTCTCCTGGTACACCGGGCCCTGCACGCCGGCGGGCGCGCCGCACCATTATATCTTCACGCTGATCGCGACCGATCTCGAGCCGACCGCGCTGCAGCCCGGTCTGACCCGCGAGGAGCTGTTCAAGGCGCTGGAAGGCCATGCCAAATTGGCGACCGGCTTGATCGGCACGTTCTCCAAACCGTGA
- a CDS encoding ABC transporter ATP-binding protein yields MQVETAKPTAVALDDATVAFRLADSRVYTAVEKARLSVEPGEFVAIVGPTGCGKSTLLNVAAGLLKPASGTVRIFDAPLSGLNRDAGYLFQADALFPWKTAIDNVAIGLEIKGTPRTEALARAQGWLTSVGLGAFSGRYPHMLSGGQRKRVGLAQVLIQDPKILLMDEPFGPLDAQTRQIMGNLLLELWTADRKAVLFVTHDLEEAIALADRVVIMSAGPSARIIGDWRVQLPRPRDILEVRLEKEFHTLHREIWSVLKDEVLKGYAQSAAG; encoded by the coding sequence ATGCAGGTGGAAACGGCAAAGCCGACGGCGGTCGCGCTCGACGACGCCACGGTGGCGTTTCGCCTTGCGGATAGCCGTGTCTATACGGCAGTGGAAAAAGCCCGGCTGTCGGTGGAGCCGGGCGAGTTCGTCGCCATTGTCGGGCCCACGGGTTGCGGAAAATCGACGCTGCTCAATGTCGCCGCCGGCCTGCTCAAACCCGCTTCAGGCACGGTGCGGATTTTCGATGCGCCCTTGAGCGGCCTAAACCGGGACGCCGGCTATCTCTTCCAGGCCGATGCGCTGTTTCCCTGGAAGACCGCGATCGACAATGTCGCCATCGGACTCGAGATCAAGGGCACGCCGCGCACCGAGGCGCTGGCGCGCGCACAAGGCTGGCTCACCTCGGTGGGTCTCGGTGCCTTCAGTGGCCGCTATCCGCATATGCTGTCGGGCGGCCAGCGCAAGCGCGTCGGGCTGGCGCAGGTGCTGATCCAGGATCCAAAAATCTTGTTGATGGACGAGCCGTTCGGGCCGCTCGATGCCCAGACCCGGCAGATCATGGGCAATCTGCTGCTGGAGCTCTGGACCGCCGATCGCAAGGCGGTGTTGTTCGTCACCCACGATCTCGAGGAGGCGATCGCGCTCGCCGACCGCGTCGTGATCATGTCGGCAGGACCCAGCGCGCGCATCATCGGCGACTGGCGCGTGCAGCTTCCGCGGCCGCGCGACATTCTCGAGGTCCGGCTGGAAAAGGAATTTCACACACTTCACCGTGAGATATGGAGTGTTTTGAAGGACGAAGTGTTGAAGGGCTACGCACAATCGGCAGCCGGATAG
- a CDS encoding ATP-binding cassette domain-containing protein produces the protein MPTPPLIAFAHVGKSFDGGRGAERVLAVDDVSLEVAAGEFLAVVGGSGSGKTTLLRLANRLIDADLGHITVEGCDVRAVDPVALRRRIGYVFQSGGLFPHLSVAGNIGITPKLLGLPAAEISARVDDLLELVRLDRTLYRDRFPHELSGGQRQRVGVARALAAKPKIVLMDEPFGALDPLTRDALGDDYRRLHDRLGLTTVMITHDMTEAILLADRVAVMRAGRLLAQGTPTELSRSGDAYVGELLRTPRRQAERLQVLLPRDGAA, from the coding sequence ATGCCAACCCCGCCCCTGATCGCATTCGCGCATGTCGGCAAGAGCTTCGACGGCGGCCGCGGCGCCGAGCGTGTCTTGGCCGTGGACGACGTCTCGCTCGAAGTCGCCGCGGGTGAATTCCTCGCCGTGGTCGGCGGCTCCGGCTCCGGCAAGACCACGCTGCTGCGGCTGGCGAACCGGCTGATCGATGCTGACCTTGGCCACATCACGGTCGAGGGCTGCGATGTCCGCGCGGTCGATCCGGTCGCGTTGCGCCGCCGCATCGGCTATGTGTTCCAGAGCGGCGGATTGTTTCCGCATCTCAGCGTTGCCGGCAATATCGGGATCACGCCAAAACTGTTGGGCTTGCCCGCCGCGGAGATTTCCGCACGCGTCGACGACTTGCTCGAGCTGGTGCGGCTCGACCGCACGCTTTACCGCGATCGGTTTCCCCATGAGCTGTCGGGCGGCCAGCGCCAGCGCGTCGGCGTCGCGCGGGCGTTGGCGGCGAAGCCCAAAATCGTGCTGATGGACGAGCCGTTCGGCGCGCTCGATCCGCTCACCCGCGACGCGCTCGGCGACGACTACCGCAGGCTGCACGACAGGCTTGGGCTGACCACCGTCATGATCACCCACGACATGACCGAGGCCATTTTGTTGGCCGACCGCGTCGCGGTGATGCGCGCCGGACGGCTGTTGGCGCAGGGCACGCCGACAGAGCTTTCGCGCAGCGGCGATGCTTATGTCGGTGAACTCCTGCGCACACCGCGCCGGCAGGCGGAGCGGCTGCAGGTACTGCTGCCGCGGGATGGCGCGGCATGA
- a CDS encoding ABC transporter permease/substrate-binding protein, whose product MNFFSDPRWGEAFAHLGDYLGNHVRVSVAALALGLLVSLPLAIAARNRPLMRGALLGLASIVQTVPGLALLALFYPLLLALASLTMAWFGFGFSAFGFLPAVLALALYSMLPVLRNTITGLQGVDLAIIEAAQGVGMTERQSLFMVELPLALPVIMAGIRTSAVWVIGTATLSTPIGQTSLGNYIFAGLQTQNWVFVLFGCLAAAVLALAVDQLLALIETGIRNRSRVRTALGGAGIAALVVATLVPSMARGPSSYVVGAKTFAEQYVLSALIAQRLRAAGLSATTREGLGSNVIFDALVSNDIDVYIDYSGTLWANQFGHTEIKPREELLRELKATLAQRNVTLLGELGFENAYALVLPRKRAEALGIRSIADLASHAATMSIAGDYEFFSRPEWAGLRKAYGLSFRAQRQMQPDFMYAAVASGEVDVIAGYTSDGLIAKYDLAVLDDIKHAIPPYDAIVLLAPKRADDQALQAALQPLLGKIDIAAMREANLRAAGGDGASSPDAVARWLWERIGKR is encoded by the coding sequence ATGAATTTTTTCAGCGATCCGCGCTGGGGCGAAGCGTTCGCGCATCTTGGCGATTATCTCGGCAATCATGTGCGGGTCAGCGTCGCGGCGCTGGCGCTCGGGCTTCTCGTCAGCCTGCCGCTCGCTATCGCCGCGCGCAACCGTCCCCTGATGCGCGGCGCGCTGCTCGGTTTGGCCTCGATTGTGCAGACGGTGCCGGGGCTGGCGCTGCTGGCACTATTTTATCCGCTGTTGCTCGCGCTCGCATCGTTGACGATGGCGTGGTTCGGGTTTGGCTTCTCCGCGTTCGGATTCCTCCCGGCCGTGCTGGCGCTGGCGCTCTATTCGATGCTGCCGGTGTTACGAAACACCATCACCGGCCTGCAAGGCGTCGACCTCGCGATCATCGAGGCCGCGCAGGGCGTCGGCATGACGGAGCGGCAATCGCTGTTCATGGTCGAGCTGCCGCTGGCGCTGCCGGTGATCATGGCCGGTATCCGCACCTCGGCGGTCTGGGTGATCGGCACCGCGACGCTGTCGACGCCGATCGGCCAGACCAGCCTGGGGAATTACATTTTTGCAGGGCTGCAAACCCAGAACTGGGTGTTCGTGCTGTTCGGCTGCCTTGCCGCGGCGGTATTGGCGCTCGCGGTGGATCAATTGCTGGCGTTGATCGAGACCGGTATTCGTAACCGCAGCCGCGTACGGACAGCACTCGGCGGCGCCGGGATCGCCGCGCTGGTCGTTGCAACATTGGTGCCCTCGATGGCGCGCGGGCCATCGAGCTATGTCGTCGGCGCCAAAACCTTTGCCGAGCAATACGTGCTGTCCGCGCTGATCGCGCAGCGGTTGCGGGCGGCGGGACTTTCGGCGACCACACGCGAGGGCCTTGGCTCCAACGTGATTTTCGATGCACTGGTATCCAACGACATCGATGTCTACATCGATTATTCCGGCACGCTGTGGGCCAACCAGTTTGGTCACACCGAGATCAAACCGCGCGAAGAACTGCTGCGTGAACTGAAGGCGACGCTGGCACAGCGTAACGTCACGCTGCTCGGCGAACTCGGATTCGAAAACGCCTATGCGCTGGTGCTGCCGCGCAAGCGCGCCGAGGCGCTCGGGATTCGATCTATTGCCGATCTCGCCTCGCATGCGGCAACCATGTCGATCGCCGGCGATTACGAATTCTTCTCGCGGCCGGAATGGGCCGGATTGCGCAAGGCCTATGGATTATCATTTCGCGCACAGCGCCAGATGCAGCCCGACTTCATGTATGCCGCGGTCGCCTCAGGCGAGGTCGACGTGATCGCGGGCTATACCAGCGACGGGCTGATCGCGAAATACGATCTGGCGGTGCTCGACGACATCAAACACGCGATCCCGCCATATGACGCGATCGTGCTGCTCGCGCCGAAACGCGCGGATGATCAGGCGTTGCAGGCAGCGCTGCAGCCGCTGCTCGGCAAGATCGACATCGCGGCAATGCGGGAAGCAAACTTGCGCGCCGCCGGCGGCGACGGCGCGTCATCGCCGGATGCGGTGGCGCGCTGGCTGTGGGAGAGGATCGGAAAGCGTTAG